A DNA window from Fusibacter sp. A1 contains the following coding sequences:
- a CDS encoding endonuclease/exonuclease/phosphatase family protein — translation MRNKLIIITFLVGLVITFVIFTQMDNPISETKYTSDDFRKVPLNIMTYNVLMGLEDTEREEAFIDYMNDLDVDVLALQELNGIWPKELKKLASSYGHNHSVMLKITGYPIGITSKYPIELISKNFWGYHHGMLHVKIQGINFIIVHLSPESADKRVEETERILDYMEKKEILDKQDVIILGDFNAHSKVDEGYILDNDISGQTQEKNLIDGIIDFRVIDYFMDSGFKETYAMLNDVSDRTFVTWSPRKKEKKGERIDFILASHQLADYFTESEILVNEKTEFISDHFPIIVKMKE, via the coding sequence ATGAGAAATAAGTTAATTATAATTACCTTTTTAGTTGGGTTAGTGATTACATTTGTAATATTTACACAGATGGATAACCCTATTTCTGAAACCAAATACACGAGCGATGATTTTAGGAAAGTGCCACTCAATATTATGACATACAATGTATTAATGGGTCTAGAAGACACAGAGAGGGAAGAGGCTTTTATTGATTATATGAATGATCTGGATGTTGATGTTTTAGCACTCCAAGAACTGAATGGAATATGGCCAAAAGAGTTAAAGAAGTTGGCTTCAAGTTATGGCCATAATCATTCTGTGATGCTTAAGATTACTGGCTATCCGATAGGTATCACTTCAAAATATCCAATAGAATTAATCAGCAAGAATTTTTGGGGTTATCATCATGGTATGCTACATGTAAAAATCCAAGGTATCAATTTTATTATAGTGCACTTGTCGCCTGAAAGTGCAGATAAAAGGGTAGAAGAAACAGAGCGTATTTTAGACTACATGGAGAAGAAAGAAATATTGGATAAACAAGATGTGATCATATTGGGTGATTTCAATGCGCATTCCAAGGTAGATGAAGGATACATTTTAGACAATGATATTTCTGGTCAGACACAAGAGAAGAACTTGATTGACGGTATTATTGACTTTCGTGTAATTGATTATTTTATGGATTCAGGGTTTAAAGAGACTTACGCCATGTTAAATGATGTGAGTGATAGAACCTTTGTCACATGGTCACCTAGAAAAAAGGAAAAAAAGGGTGAACGTATTGATTTTATTTTGGCATCTCATCAACTCGCTGATTATTTTACCGAGAGTGAAATATTGGTGAATGAGAAAACAGAGTTTATTTCAGATCATTTCCCAATTATTGTTAAGATGAAAGAGTAA